A genome region from Festucalex cinctus isolate MCC-2025b chromosome 17, RoL_Fcin_1.0, whole genome shotgun sequence includes the following:
- the lcmt1 gene encoding leucine carboxyl methyltransferase 1 isoform X1: MATRHPFTDTDTSDEAVRATCDDATACKRFAISKGYWKDPYIQYFVRSVGERKAPEINRGYYGRVKGVNHLLDAFIRKTGRDCQVINLGAGLDTTFWRLKDEDLLPKKYFEVDFPTVVARKIHYINRTKPHLSKPIIETHSTDCLLLDAHSLDSDRYCIIGADLRDTSALDEKLKKVHLNPELPTLLLSECVLVYMTPAQSGNLVHWAAGTFHTAMFVNYEQVNMSDRFGQVMIENLQRRQCTLAGVEVCRSLDSQKDRFLRSGWDHADALDMVTVYSMLPQEDVARIERLEFLDEKELLQQLLQHYSICWATKDKLSLGLAQLAF; the protein is encoded by the exons ATGGCAACTCGGCACCCATTCACAGACACGGACACTTCCGATGAAGCCGTGAGGGCGACGTGCGACGATGCCACGGCGTGCAAAAG ATTTGCCATTAGTAAAGGCTACTGGAAAGACCCTTACATCCAGTATTTTGTGAGATCTGTTGGTGAGCGGAAGGCACCTGAAATCAATAGAG GTTATTATGGCCGTGTTAAAGGTGTCAACCATCTGCTTGATGCATTCATAAGGAAAACAGGACGTGACTGTCAAGTAATCAACCTCGGTGCCGGGCTGGACACCACCTTCTGGAGACTTAAG GATGAAGACCTCTTGCCCAAGAAGTACTTTGAAGTTGACTTTCCTACTGTTGTGGCCAGGAAAATACATTATATAAA TAGGACTAAACCACACTTGTCCAAGCCGATCATCGAAACCCATTCAACCGATTGCTTGCTACTAG ACGCCCACAGCCTTGACTCGGATCGATACTGCATCATTGGCGCCGACCTCCGCGACACATCTGCTTTGGATGAAAAACTGAAGAAAGTCCATCTTAATCCAGA ATTGCCGACGTTGCTGCTCTCAGAGTGCGTGCTGGTCTACATGACGCCCGCTCAGTCCGGCAATTTAGTTCACTGGGCCGCGGGCACCTTTCACACTGCCATGTTCGTCAACTACGAACAG GTGAACATGAGCGACCGTTTTGGCCAGGTGATGATTGAGAACTTGCAGCGGCGTCAGTGCACGCTGGCTGGTGTCGAGGTCTGCCGGTCTCTGGACTCTCAG AAGGATCGATTCCTCAGGTCTGGCTGGGATCACGCCGATGCTCTGGACATGGTGACGGTCTACAGTATGCTCCCACAGGAGGACGTGGCAAG AATTGAGCGACTGGAGTTCCTCGACGAGAAGGAGCTGTTGCAGCAACTCCTCCAGCACTACAGCATCTGCTGGGCCACCAAGGACAAGCTCAGCCTGG GTCTGGCGCAGTTGGCGTTTTGA
- the lcmt1 gene encoding leucine carboxyl methyltransferase 1 isoform X2 — protein MATRHPFTDTDTSDEAVRATCDDATACKRFAISKGYWKDPYIQYFVRSVGERKAPEINRGYYGRVKGVNHLLDAFIRKTGRDCQVINLGAGLDTTFWRLKDEDLLPKKYFEVDFPTVVARKIHYIKTKPHLSKPIIETHSTDCLLLDAHSLDSDRYCIIGADLRDTSALDEKLKKVHLNPELPTLLLSECVLVYMTPAQSGNLVHWAAGTFHTAMFVNYEQVNMSDRFGQVMIENLQRRQCTLAGVEVCRSLDSQKDRFLRSGWDHADALDMVTVYSMLPQEDVARIERLEFLDEKELLQQLLQHYSICWATKDKLSLGLAQLAF, from the exons ATGGCAACTCGGCACCCATTCACAGACACGGACACTTCCGATGAAGCCGTGAGGGCGACGTGCGACGATGCCACGGCGTGCAAAAG ATTTGCCATTAGTAAAGGCTACTGGAAAGACCCTTACATCCAGTATTTTGTGAGATCTGTTGGTGAGCGGAAGGCACCTGAAATCAATAGAG GTTATTATGGCCGTGTTAAAGGTGTCAACCATCTGCTTGATGCATTCATAAGGAAAACAGGACGTGACTGTCAAGTAATCAACCTCGGTGCCGGGCTGGACACCACCTTCTGGAGACTTAAG GATGAAGACCTCTTGCCCAAGAAGTACTTTGAAGTTGACTTTCCTACTGTTGTGGCCAGGAAAATACATTATATAAA GACTAAACCACACTTGTCCAAGCCGATCATCGAAACCCATTCAACCGATTGCTTGCTACTAG ACGCCCACAGCCTTGACTCGGATCGATACTGCATCATTGGCGCCGACCTCCGCGACACATCTGCTTTGGATGAAAAACTGAAGAAAGTCCATCTTAATCCAGA ATTGCCGACGTTGCTGCTCTCAGAGTGCGTGCTGGTCTACATGACGCCCGCTCAGTCCGGCAATTTAGTTCACTGGGCCGCGGGCACCTTTCACACTGCCATGTTCGTCAACTACGAACAG GTGAACATGAGCGACCGTTTTGGCCAGGTGATGATTGAGAACTTGCAGCGGCGTCAGTGCACGCTGGCTGGTGTCGAGGTCTGCCGGTCTCTGGACTCTCAG AAGGATCGATTCCTCAGGTCTGGCTGGGATCACGCCGATGCTCTGGACATGGTGACGGTCTACAGTATGCTCCCACAGGAGGACGTGGCAAG AATTGAGCGACTGGAGTTCCTCGACGAGAAGGAGCTGTTGCAGCAACTCCTCCAGCACTACAGCATCTGCTGGGCCACCAAGGACAAGCTCAGCCTGG GTCTGGCGCAGTTGGCGTTTTGA
- the LOC144004470 gene encoding RNA-binding protein with serine-rich domain 1-like isoform X1, whose product MRLSLSRVGRYTAPLPAKKEDDKSKQGVKRKSEASNVGAEKDQGRVKSRTRRSASSGSSSSSSGSGSSSSSSTSSSASGSSSSRSSSSSPSSSSPSPKRQRQSRRRSSSKSKVVKKEVCERRKRTPAPKPTKVYLGRLTRNVIKEHIQEIFSTYGKIKMIDMPMNRIHPHLSKGYAYIEFETAEEAENALKHMDGGQIDGQEITVIAVLTPTVRAPPRRMSPARRMPPPPPTWRRSPPRMRRRSTRSPRRRSPVRRRSRSFGRRRHRSRSSSNSSR is encoded by the exons ATGCGACTGTCATTGTCGCGTGTAGGACGATACAC GGCACCTTTGCCAGCCAAAAAGGAGGATGACAAGAGTAAGCAAGGAGTCAAACGTAAATCTGAAGCCTCAAACGTTGGGGCTGAAAAAGATCAGGGCAGAGTGAAGAGCCGAACACGACGCAGTGCTTCTAGTGGGAGCAGCAG TTCAAGTAGCGGCTCGGGTTCAAGTTCCAGCTCGTCCACCAGCTCTTCCGCTTCCGGCTCTTCTAGTTCCCGCTCATCTTCCTCGTCGCCGTCGTCGTCCTCGCCGAGCCCCAAACGACAACGACAGAGCAGACGGCGCTCCAGCTCAAA GTCCAAAGTGGTCAAGAAAGAAGTTTGCGAACGACGAAAGAGGACTCCCGCTCCAAAACCCACCAAGGTCTACCTGGGTCGACTAACAAGAAATGTCATCAAG GAACACATCCAGGAGATCTTCTCCACCTACGGCAAGATCAAGATGATTGACATGCCCATGAACCGCATTCACCCGCATCTGTCTAAGGGCTACGCATACATCGAATTCGAGACCGCCGAGGAAGCGGAAAACGCACTCAAACACATGGACGGAG GACAGATTGACGGTCAGGAAATTACAGTCATCGCCGTCCTGACTCCGACAGTGCGCGCCCCACCCCGGAGGATGTCCCCCGCCCGCAGGATGCCGCCTCCGCCGCCGACGTGGCGACGCTCTCCGCCTCGGATGAGGAGGAG GTCTACCCGGTCGCCAAGGCGACGCTCCCCAGTCCGGCGCAGGTCGCGGTCGTTTGGTCGCCGTCGCCACCGGTCCCGCTCGAGTTCCAACTCCTCCCGCTAG
- the LOC144004470 gene encoding RNA-binding protein with serine-rich domain 1-like isoform X2 → MGLQLKPAPLPAKKEDDKSKQGVKRKSEASNVGAEKDQGRVKSRTRRSASSGSSSSSSGSGSSSSSSTSSSASGSSSSRSSSSSPSSSSPSPKRQRQSRRRSSSKSKVVKKEVCERRKRTPAPKPTKVYLGRLTRNVIKEHIQEIFSTYGKIKMIDMPMNRIHPHLSKGYAYIEFETAEEAENALKHMDGGQIDGQEITVIAVLTPTVRAPPRRMSPARRMPPPPPTWRRSPPRMRRRSTRSPRRRSPVRRRSRSFGRRRHRSRSSSNSSR, encoded by the exons ATGGGTCTTCAATTAAAACC GGCACCTTTGCCAGCCAAAAAGGAGGATGACAAGAGTAAGCAAGGAGTCAAACGTAAATCTGAAGCCTCAAACGTTGGGGCTGAAAAAGATCAGGGCAGAGTGAAGAGCCGAACACGACGCAGTGCTTCTAGTGGGAGCAGCAG TTCAAGTAGCGGCTCGGGTTCAAGTTCCAGCTCGTCCACCAGCTCTTCCGCTTCCGGCTCTTCTAGTTCCCGCTCATCTTCCTCGTCGCCGTCGTCGTCCTCGCCGAGCCCCAAACGACAACGACAGAGCAGACGGCGCTCCAGCTCAAA GTCCAAAGTGGTCAAGAAAGAAGTTTGCGAACGACGAAAGAGGACTCCCGCTCCAAAACCCACCAAGGTCTACCTGGGTCGACTAACAAGAAATGTCATCAAG GAACACATCCAGGAGATCTTCTCCACCTACGGCAAGATCAAGATGATTGACATGCCCATGAACCGCATTCACCCGCATCTGTCTAAGGGCTACGCATACATCGAATTCGAGACCGCCGAGGAAGCGGAAAACGCACTCAAACACATGGACGGAG GACAGATTGACGGTCAGGAAATTACAGTCATCGCCGTCCTGACTCCGACAGTGCGCGCCCCACCCCGGAGGATGTCCCCCGCCCGCAGGATGCCGCCTCCGCCGCCGACGTGGCGACGCTCTCCGCCTCGGATGAGGAGGAG GTCTACCCGGTCGCCAAGGCGACGCTCCCCAGTCCGGCGCAGGTCGCGGTCGTTTGGTCGCCGTCGCCACCGGTCCCGCTCGAGTTCCAACTCCTCCCGCTAG